Proteins co-encoded in one Nitrospirota bacterium genomic window:
- a CDS encoding Spy/CpxP family protein refolding chaperone yields the protein MLNRKFSPLLIFIVLAVFVTAAGCSRKTPEERAQGIVNSISERLDLNDAQKAKLNAIKEEFLQRAPAMRKSREETGDQLLALMRSPRIDPDQLKALVDRNKAQADDFIGFLGDKFTEFHDMLTPEQREKAAKEMERWREHAREHH from the coding sequence ATGTTGAACAGGAAATTTTCTCCCTTGCTGATCTTCATTGTTCTCGCCGTTTTCGTGACAGCAGCAGGGTGTTCCCGGAAAACCCCCGAAGAACGGGCACAGGGGATCGTGAACTCCATCTCCGAACGGCTGGATCTGAATGACGCGCAGAAGGCGAAGTTGAATGCGATCAAGGAAGAGTTCCTCCAGAGGGCGCCGGCGATGAGAAAGAGCCGGGAAGAGACCGGAGATCAGCTGCTCGCGCTCATGAGGAGCCCCCGGATCGACCCTGATCAGTTGAAGGCTCTGGTCGATCGGAACAAGGCCCAGGCCGATGATTTCATCGGCTTCCTCGGGGATAAATTCACCGAGTTCCATGACATGCTGACGCCCGAGCAGAGGGAAAAGGCTGCAAAGGAAATGGAGCGCTGGCGGGAACACGCGAGAGAACACCACTAG